CTGAGAAAGCAATTGCATTCATTTCAATTGCAGACATTCTTTTACTTGATGTTGCTCCTTTAAGCCTCGGGATAGAGACTGTTGGTGGTGTCATGACCAAGCTGATTCCAAGGAACACTGTGATCCCAACCAAGAAATCTCAGACCTTCACTACCTATCAGGACCAGCAAACAACCGTTTCAATCAAGGTTTGTAGAACACAGGGCATGGTTTTGGACACTTTTTTCCTGGTTGATCCGTTCCTAAAATTAAGTGTCCTGGGTTCGTTCTTGCTATTCAGGTCTATGAGGGAGAAAGAAGCTTGACAAAGGATTGTCGCGAGCTTGGCAAGTTCGACTTATCAGGCATACCGCCGGCTCCTAGGTAAGCATCCCATGGCTATACATAGAAGTAGAAATATGGTTAGAGAGCCAGAATTCATCATGTATATATCTGATGGTGTACTAACTTGTTTTAGGGGAGTGCCCCAAATCGAGGTCACATTCGAGGTGGATGCCAATGGCATCCTGCATGTGACGGCAGAGGACAAGGCGGCGAAGAACAAGCAATCGATCACGATCACAAACGACAAGGGGCGGCTGAGCCAGGAGGAGATCGAGAGGATGGTGAAGGAGGCAGAGGAGTTTGCAGAGGAGGACAAGAAGGTTAAGGAGAGAATTGATGCTAGGAACAGCCTGGAGACGTACATTTACAACATGAAGAACACCATCAACGACAAGGATAAGCTGGCGGACAAGATCGAGGCTGAGGACAAAGAGAAGATGGAGGGGGCGCTGAAAGAGGCTCTGGAATGGTTGGACGACAACCAAAGCGCGGAGAAGGATGAATttgaggagaagatgaaagaggTTGAAGCTGTGTGCAGTCCTGTGATCAAGCAGGCTTATGAGAAGGCTGGCGCGACGTCTGCTGGCTctcaagatgatgatgatgaagaagaagagcctAACGATGAGTTGTAGACGGCATTCCAACAATAACTTTACTACCGTTTTGTTACTTTTTCTTAGTTTCTGTTTCCTTTTTGTACTTACtccatattttaattatatatagaacTGCCCAATCTGAAAATTTGAGTATTATCACATAGTTTTGTATCGATGGATGAAAGTAgagtttgttaaaataaataaaataaaattatattaaaataagtttggaatgttttttaaattaaccTATAGAATGGTTAAAGTAaggttaataaatattttaaaatttttattaaattatttattaaatcttTTAGAATGCATTAAAGGGTTTATGcgttattttttcttacttatatgatataatatatacttATCTAGAGAGTGAGAGACATaagcatatttaaaaaatattagataaaaaattacgtaatttcttttttaagagttgacaaataaatttaataaactcattaaattaaaaagaataaaaatcttgaatgttttttatattttatatttttttatttatatcttaattaataaatactatttaaattCACAAATTAGTGATAATCAAAATTACATCGTTGACATCTGCCACAAGGTATCATGTATGCATGAGCATATTgtcttttcttatttatttattttgttgataaatataaaaaaatatagatatatcaGTTCTTAGCTCcttaagagaaaaatatcaatttttagtACTTAAGGGAGGTAAGAGCGCATTTAATTGGTTCGATTATCGAATTgatcaaatttatcaaattaaataaattgaatttttttcaaaaatcaaactaGACTAACTAAATAATTGTTCAAaccaaaaatattgaaaccaaaaaaacccaaaataatCTTTCTATTCTATTGAACAGTTTCTTCTTATGCGGTTCTACTGGATTTGCCAATAACatcgtttttttattttttagttaattcgattattttaattttttttaataaagaggTCAAATTAAATCGAAgtgaaataatcaaaaaattcaaaaatttgaaaatcaaatcaaattggtgtataaattgaatatttaattttaattgattcaatttaattattttaatttaataaaaattttgatcaCTGGCAAAGATATCACTGTGAGGGCCTATTTGACATTGTcttaacaatttttaaatttttgttatatttttaaagcatAATTAATGGGTAGCAGACGACGTCGTAGGAAGGGTTATCATCTCCCCCAATTCAAGATCTTGGTTTGGCGCGGTGATTGACGCCCTATTATTAGTCCAGCCCTCGCCTCTGCTTCCTCTACCATTGAATCATCGCTCTCCCGTCTCGCAGGTAAATTCAACTCTCTCATGAATCTGCTTGTCGTGTGTTCTTATCTAATGGCCTTACTGGTATTTGCATTCCTCACTTTTTGTAATCTGGCTCGTTTGGTCGCCGAGGATAGACGGgcgaaaaaagagaaataatttCGTCAATTATGTCACAATTTTGGATAACTTGTTCCCTTTGATTTCTGATTTCGAAGGCGAAGGGTATAGTACTTAAGTGCCTGAATTATTTAACTGTTAGGTTGTAAGGTTTTCTGGGAACAATTAGGTATGAAAGAGGCGTAAAAGCAGAAACAAAAAATGCCACAGTAGAAGGAATGGACAGAAAACAAACTGCATTCCAGAGCTAGGGTCCTTCGCTACAACCTGGAAAATAGAACCACGGTGATTGCACTTCCAAAAACCCCGAAACTGACCTTGGCCTCATGGATCCCTGATCCTGCCCTCTAAAGGTGGAAAAGGGTGGAAGCTTTCTAAGATCTCCACTTTGCAAGCATGTTGCATTGTTATTGAATTCTTCATCATTAGGGACTCTGTAATCATAATTGTTTGATGGATTATGATTTGAAAACCTTATATTTGTAATTCAGATGTGCTAGGGACCTCTCTAGTCAAATTTCCTTTTTAACTTTGCTTCCTATGTTATGAATTTATGGATTTGAATAATAAGTTCTTTCCCTGCTCTTTCATGGAAACAGTTTATACCATGGATGGCATGCATTTATCCTCTGACCAAATTTTTGCTGAATTGATTGGAATGGGGTTTGAGTTTTCCGATGCTACAGAAGCCATAAAAGCAGTGGGCCTATCATTGGAGGATGCAGTTGAATTTATCTTGAATGGTCCTCGTAGAAGTAGTGCCATTGCATCGAGTAGTTCTAGTTGTCACACAAGCAATGGGAAAACCCCAGGCAGAAAAGCACTGTCAGCATCCTGCTTGTCTGATCGAATGCGACAATCTACTATAGTGGAACATCTCCAATGTGCAGGaagattgaaaagaaaaaaaacccaTTTATCAGTCTCTAGATCACAGGTATTGCCCAAGCCTGCGAAAGGATCGAATGAGGTCTTTCATGCCATGGAGTCTAATATGGAAACTACTCCAGAGACATTTATGCTGCCACCTTCCTGCCAAGAAGAGGTGGGTATTGGACCAGGTTGGGAGCACAAAGTCAATGATCTGCTACAGAAGCGTTTTGGATATTCATCCTTGAAGCAGTTCCAAAAGGATGCCCTTGCAGCTTGGTTAGCCCACCAAGATTGCCTTGTTCTTGCAGCAACAGGATCTGGTACATTTGTCTTTTTGGTTCTTTATGTCTGTTTATCCCaccttttaacttttttgaGCTCGCTTATGGGTTCTCATGCCTTAGGAATATTTCCTTATGTAGGGAAATCCCTGTGTTTCCAGATTCCAGCTTTATTATCGGGGAAAGTTGTGGTTGTTATTTCGCCTCTGATAAGCCTGATGTATGACCAGTGTGTAAAGCTAGCAAAACATGGGGTGTCAGCATGCTTTCTTGGTTCTGGACAACCGGACAGTAGCATTGAGAAGAAAGCAATGAGAGGCATGTATGACATTATCTATGTCTGTCCAGAGACAATTTTGAGGTAAGAGATCCATCTGATCTTAAGACTATTCTTCTAAGAAGGTTCATGCAAATCCTTTTTTACAAATAAGGATGTATACATACTGATGCAGGCTGATAAAACCTCTTCAAGGCCTTGCAGAAAGCAGGGGAATAGCATTATTTGCCATTGATGAAGTCCACTGCATTTCTAAATGGGGTCATGATTTTCGGCCTGACTACAGGTGCGTATTTACTATCCTCTTCAATTAGGAGAATATATTCCAAGAGCAAAGTTAGCATTTGGATTTTAAAGTCTAGctactcttcaatttttttgatattctaTAAAATCCTTGATTCAGTTAGGACCAAGTGTACCCTTCCAATCCCTTCCCATCCATAATCAACCCCACCTCGCAGACTCTATTGTTGATTTTTTAGCTACTGGAAATATATCTGTTGTACAAAACAGTAAAAATTGTCCAAAACTTGGTTTTCAAACCCACAATGAAATATTATGTCAATAGTTAAAATAATTCGCTTTTACAAAAAGTTAAATTGTTTCACTCCCACATAGTGAAATATTATATCAACTGTTACAAACTATGTTGTAACTATTGTTAtgtttgtaaattttatttaattggaatcttatcattttttaaaaattaaaatcttaagaTGCAACTGTGGGTAAAAAAGCTTTGGTACATGTTCATACAATTAACTGTATTGGGCTGAATTTAGCTTTGAGTTGTTTAATTACAGCCTTTATTTAGAAAGTTGTATTTATATATCTCAAAACATTCAGTTGTTCAATTATTAAGCTTATATGAACACTTAACAAATGTCAGCTTATGTTTCTAAACATTTGTACACTTTTTTCACTTGTTTGACCATTTACCTCAAGTTTTTGAAATGTTTCCAATCTAACTGAAATGGGCATATTCGTTGACTATAGACCAAActgttgaatttattttatgtctgTTTATAGAgttctaaaatataattttaactttGCCATTAATGGTGTTAATTTAGAAAGATATACTGGGCATATTGCCTAAAATAAAGGGGTGTAAGCTTGACACTTTGTAGTTGGAGGGGTTTAAGTAATTCATTATCATAGTTTAAACAGTATTAGTGTGATACCGCTTATGGTTGTGCAAATGTCATTCCACCTATTTGTGGCAGTTCAAAGTAAGTGTACCACTTATCTGTATATGTGTACTGACAATGACTCTTTGGTGATTCTTTATCTTGCTTTCCATGCTTGCCctgaattaatatatattctaGATGCAACAAGTAGGGTTGTTTTGATTTCTGACATATACTATCTTATGCATTATGCAGGCGGCTTTCTGTTTTAAGAGAGAACTTCAGGGCAGATGGTTTAAAATTCTTAAGATTTGACATACCACTGATGGCATTGACTGCTACTGCCACTCTTCATGTTCGAGAAGACATCCTGAAGTCACTGTGCATGTCAAGTGATACAAAGATTGTTCTTACATCTTTTTTCCGGCCAAATCTTCAGTTTTCAGTGAGTTGTatgattctttatttttttgctcggattttttcctttttcttcctatttttttgcCTAGGTGAACTCTGTTTCTTTAGTGGGGTTAATGCCTGTCTTTTAAAGAGTTCCCTATGTGCAGAAAGTTTCTGTATATTATTCATTTGGATTATTAAATAGTTTTAAGTGACATTTGATGAATAGTTTCCGATTCTTCTGATTCTAGGACTTAATATCTTAATTCTGGGTTTCTAACTACATAAAAAATATCCTCTTAATTTCAGGTACAGCATAGTAGAACATCATCCCCATCTTCTTATGAGAAGGATTTTCGTGAATTGATAAGTATATATTCCAAAAAGAAGATGTCTGATAAGAAAAAGCATGATGCAATGTTACAAGAGCTAGAGTACGGTTCAGACAGCTCCAGTAACACATCAAAAGAAAGTTTATACAAGGCAGATACAACGTCCCAGAGTGATCTGAATAATATTGAGGATGATGCCTTctttgaaaatgatgatgatggtatAAGTTTGACAAAAGCAAATTGGTCAACTGCTCCGAATGAGAAAAAATTGTCAGTTGAATATCTAGAAGATGAGTCTGATATGTTAGAAGGTGTAGATGATCTTGATGGTATGTTATATCCAATTAGttttcttgaatatttttctaCAATTTACAGTGTGTTATTCAATCATTCTTAAATGTCTAAAATTGCATAGTgctcaaaattagaaaaaaattgtcAGTTGAGTATCTAGAAAATGAGTCTGATCTGTTATAAGGTGTAGATGATCTTGATTGTATGTTCGTATCCGTTCACTTTTCTTGAATATTCTACTGTCATTAACATGTTTATTCAATCACTCTTAAATGTCTAGAATTTGATAGTATTCACATAAATTGGTAGTGTTTGATGGCAAATCATAGATGAAAATCATATTACGGTTACTCCATGACTACATAACATTGGGAAGAGGGGACAAATTAAGAGTACAAGTAAACGAGGAGTTTACTgaacaaataatttaaagtttagtCAGCTTGGTTGAGGGAATAATTAAGGTGCAATGATAAGGAAAAGGATGAGGTTCAGCTGTTATCATTACGTATTAGTATGGTGGGCTAAAGTTCTATATTAATTTCTAGATCATTGAATCTCCTCATCCTTGAGCGATTTTAGTTTTCTTGGTTCAGTGAAGTATGGTTTTTGGTCTGTTCACTTCATCTCATTTCTTGTCTGATTATTTTAGCCCATGGGAGAGAGGAGATCATCatataggaaaataaaaagaaaagaaaaagcaggggttgttatttttttcttttttttatcccTTCACTAGGAACTTCTCTAAGTGAAACATCATCACTTATTATGACCTATGCATTTCATATCCtgttatatgatatgaacattCACTCTAGAATCTCTGTGCTGCAGTTCCCTGTGGTGAATTCTTTGGGCAATCACTTGATAAGGAATCAAATATTTGTGGGTCTTCTTTGATATATGATATACCGAACAAGCAGGGAGAAGGATTGGAACTTTGGGAAGGTCATTTAGAAGAAGGTCCAACAATTATTTATGTACCTACCAGAAAAGAAACATTAAGCATTGCTAAGTTTCTTTGCAAGTTTGGTGTGAGGGCTGCTGCTTATAATGCAAAGGTGacttttgttgttcttttaaTTGGGGACATATCCttctttattttgttcattttggtAACGAGTTCTAACTCTCTTCCAATTAAACAAACAATCTACTCTTATTAGGTTTCTTGTAGCCCAGTTTCCAAAATTTATGGAGTCTTTTTCTCATTTATGATACAAGTGAATACTGCAAAGGCTTTATTAAGCAAGGATTATTAACTTTCTTGAATTGATATGTGGTGCTGGGACAACAGAATTAAAGCTTTAACTTCTATATTTTAAGTTTCAACCTCTGTATGCAAGTTGTTTATTATGATGATAACACTATCTCAGAAAGGGTAGTGGTGAGTTTGTGAACGCTGTCATGCTTACAGTTCTCTTGTACCATTTTGAGATCCTCCTTTTCTGCTAGCTATCCAAGTGACTGaaggtttttattttctctagTTGCCAAAAGTGCAGCTGAGGCAGGTGCACATGGATTTTCATGAAAATGCCTTAGAGGTATGGGctcttaaaattttatgattagCTGTAGCTTGTATTTGCTTTGTTCTTCTCTTGACATATGCTTTATCCAACATTCTACTGGAAAAGTAAAGTGTGTTAAAGATGGCCTAGTCCAAATACCAGTTAGTTTTAGTGTGGATGTTTATGCTGTGTCAAAGAGCCATTTTTTCATACTCAATGGGTTATCAGCTGTGAGGTTACTGCATAAGGAGAAAACATACTGCCAACTTCCTGCCCCACCTCTTCTATATTTTTTGCAGCCTATCCTTGAACCTGTTTGTAAACACCCAGCATGTAAATTAAGACATATAAGAATATTAGttaaataagtataaatatataagtatataaaagAATTTAAGATTGCGTTCAGATAGATGGATAGAGATATATCCATCTTCAGCACTCAGCACTTCCAAAGTGCAAATCGACTGAGAGCTTGGCTACCAAGTCTCAGAATTCAGCTTTGATCGACTGGCAGTTCCAAGTTGACTTTAGGCTGACCAATAACCACTTATGGTTGACTGACAATTGGATAGTCGGCTGTTGGGTTGACTGGGAGAAACCAGTGACTATAAGTGGTTGACACTACCACTGATAGTCGACTGCAGAGAACCAGAAACTTGATTACTTCGGCTGCCATACTGACAGTTGACTCTCAGCTCGGATTTCTGGCTTCTAGGATTTTTAGGGATTACTAAATGCTTAGATAATTTTGTAGATTGTTTGATAAACATCTCCAGTTTTCTTAAACTTCAAAACATTAAGTTAGCAGTCCTTAAATCATTTATAAAAGCAAGTTGGCCCAACCTGACTAAGCCAACCAACCctctgattttttattttactaggTATAAGGTTTGCCctcggatttttttttttaattatcccTCATTGGAGGTAATCCAAAAGGGGAAGAACCCAATGGTCTGCACAATCCTTTTCCTCAATTGCAGAGGATAAGCCAAATAGGAAAGCTCCTAACCTGATTGCTCCTTGAACCAAATTGGAAGCCAAATGCAAGAAGCCTCAACTTGAAAGTCTTAGAACTCAACTGGgttatatttttgttgaaataATCGCACAGCTCCCTCCTAAGACACTTGCACTTACAAAAGACCTACCCACAGaatctctcaaacccttataGCAACAAGAATTAATGAAACACAGAAAGAACGAacacaaaatagaaaacaagaaCACCAACacatttatcctggttcggtcctttaaagaagacctacatccagactacCCGAGGCACttatcttcactatcttgatGAAAACTCAAGGATTACATGCACTACAACTCTTAACAGCCTTATGCCCAGAACTGTGAAGAGTTTCCCAACCCGAGATTACAAAGATATCCCCTCTTAACTCTCAAGTTTTCCCTTGCGCATACTCCTCTCACCTTCTCACCACAAGACAGATTGGAATACACCTTAAAGCCTCTCACCCATCCTCTATTTATACACCATAGAGGCGGTAAACAGAAACTAACTAAGAAACTGGTAGTTACACCCAACTAACTGGACTGTACTGCTATTTAAACCTTCTAGAAACAATTCTTCTAGAATAACACAAGTGATATACATGCTAACAGAAAAAATCCCTCTCCCGAGACAaaagctaatctaatacaagtgattataacaattttaataatactTTATTAAAGtaatactattaaaaaataactcaaGGATTGATAGTTGTTACTTTTTTGTTGTTTATCTAGC
This window of the Diospyros lotus cultivar Yz01 chromosome 5, ASM1463336v1, whole genome shotgun sequence genome carries:
- the LOC127801992 gene encoding ATP-dependent DNA helicase Q-like SIM isoform X1 encodes the protein MDGMHLSSDQIFAELIGMGFEFSDATEAIKAVGLSLEDAVEFILNGPRRSSAIASSSSSCHTSNGKTPGRKALSASCLSDRMRQSTIVEHLQCAGRLKRKKTHLSVSRSQVLPKPAKGSNEVFHAMESNMETTPETFMLPPSCQEEVGIGPGWEHKVNDLLQKRFGYSSLKQFQKDALAAWLAHQDCLVLAATGSGKSLCFQIPALLSGKVVVVISPLISLMYDQCVKLAKHGVSACFLGSGQPDSSIEKKAMRGMYDIIYVCPETILRLIKPLQGLAESRGIALFAIDEVHCISKWGHDFRPDYRRLSVLRENFRADGLKFLRFDIPLMALTATATLHVREDILKSLCMSSDTKIVLTSFFRPNLQFSVQHSRTSSPSSYEKDFRELISIYSKKKMSDKKKHDAMLQELEYGSDSSSNTSKESLYKADTTSQSDLNNIEDDAFFENDDDGISLTKANWSTAPNEKKLSVEYLEDESDMLEGVDDLDVPCGEFFGQSLDKESNICGSSLIYDIPNKQGEGLELWEGHLEEGPTIIYVPTRKETLSIAKFLCKFGVRAAAYNAKLPKVQLRQVHMDFHENALEVVVATIAFGMGIDKLNVRRIIHYGWPQSLEAYYQEAGRAGRDGKLAHCILYADLSRIPSLLPSQRSKEQTEHAYKMLSDCFRYGMNTSSCRAKTLVEYFGETFSNEICKMCDVCVNGPPKMLNLKAEADVFMHVIAAHYGQVSSGGSSYDNVISVGNKQGRQLKPNIRMFVTKIREQFQKFLASDVLWWRGFSRILEDKGFIREVDDMIRVQIKFPEPTQQGLEFLQGKGEQPFYVYPEADMLLSQRNDKPYSSFSEWGKGWADPDIRRQRLQNIKGRRNPRKRKSRKFNRDPRTVRGRLAAKLSK
- the LOC127801992 gene encoding ATP-dependent DNA helicase Q-like SIM isoform X2, with product MRQSTIVEHLQCAGRLKRKKTHLSVSRSQVLPKPAKGSNEVFHAMESNMETTPETFMLPPSCQEEVGIGPGWEHKVNDLLQKRFGYSSLKQFQKDALAAWLAHQDCLVLAATGSGKSLCFQIPALLSGKVVVVISPLISLMYDQCVKLAKHGVSACFLGSGQPDSSIEKKAMRGMYDIIYVCPETILRLIKPLQGLAESRGIALFAIDEVHCISKWGHDFRPDYRRLSVLRENFRADGLKFLRFDIPLMALTATATLHVREDILKSLCMSSDTKIVLTSFFRPNLQFSVQHSRTSSPSSYEKDFRELISIYSKKKMSDKKKHDAMLQELEYGSDSSSNTSKESLYKADTTSQSDLNNIEDDAFFENDDDGISLTKANWSTAPNEKKLSVEYLEDESDMLEGVDDLDVPCGEFFGQSLDKESNICGSSLIYDIPNKQGEGLELWEGHLEEGPTIIYVPTRKETLSIAKFLCKFGVRAAAYNAKLPKVQLRQVHMDFHENALEVVVATIAFGMGIDKLNVRRIIHYGWPQSLEAYYQEAGRAGRDGKLAHCILYADLSRIPSLLPSQRSKEQTEHAYKMLSDCFRYGMNTSSCRAKTLVEYFGETFSNEICKMCDVCVNGPPKMLNLKAEADVFMHVIAAHYGQVSSGGSSYDNVISVGNKQGRQLKPNIRMFVTKIREQFQKFLASDVLWWRGFSRILEDKGFIREVDDMIRVQIKFPEPTQQGLEFLQGKGEQPFYVYPEADMLLSQRNDKPYSSFSEWGKGWADPDIRRQRLQNIKGRRNPRKRKSRKFNRDPRTVRGRLAAKLSK